In the genome of Nocardiopsis composta, one region contains:
- a CDS encoding CPBP family intramembrane glutamic endopeptidase: MSEPTTPRAAAPGPEPEPAPASASLPTPAPLTARLLGWEVVCVLALSLGASAVAAVISFAGALTAPGGLAEQTANLVVPRAEAERPWLDLSRQLSSLVFAMAPVVLVIHLLHRTRESARTIGFDLRRPGFDLAAGAGLAALIGCGGLVVYLVSWRLGLTVTVAPSSLEEHWWQYPVLILQAVKNGVLEEVIVVGYLMLRLGQMGWSPVRIIAVSAVLRAFYHLYQGVGMFFGNLVMGVVFCWFYRRWGRVGPLVAAHSLIDIAAFAGSVLLIGKVGWLPG, encoded by the coding sequence ATGTCCGAGCCCACCACCCCGCGGGCCGCCGCGCCCGGCCCGGAACCGGAGCCGGCCCCCGCGTCCGCCTCCCTGCCGACGCCCGCCCCGCTCACCGCGCGGCTGCTCGGCTGGGAGGTCGTCTGCGTCCTGGCCCTGTCACTGGGCGCCTCGGCGGTCGCCGCGGTGATCTCCTTCGCCGGCGCGCTCACCGCCCCGGGCGGGCTGGCCGAGCAGACGGCCAACCTCGTCGTACCGCGGGCCGAGGCCGAGCGGCCCTGGCTGGACCTCTCCCGGCAGCTCTCCTCGCTGGTGTTCGCGATGGCGCCGGTGGTGCTGGTGATCCACCTGCTGCACCGCACCCGGGAGTCGGCCCGCACCATCGGCTTCGACCTGCGCCGCCCCGGCTTCGACCTGGCCGCGGGCGCCGGCCTGGCGGCGCTGATCGGCTGCGGCGGCCTCGTCGTCTACCTGGTCTCCTGGCGGCTGGGGCTCACCGTCACGGTGGCCCCCAGCTCGCTGGAGGAGCACTGGTGGCAGTACCCCGTCCTGATCCTGCAGGCGGTCAAGAACGGGGTGCTGGAGGAGGTGATCGTGGTCGGCTACCTCATGTTGCGGCTGGGGCAGATGGGGTGGTCGCCGGTGCGGATCATCGCGGTCAGCGCGGTGCTGCGCGCCTTCTACCACCTCTACCAGGGGGTGGGGATGTTCTTCGGGAACCTGGTGATGGGCGTGGTGTTCTGCTGGTTCTACCGGCGCTGGGGCCGGGTGGGCCCGCTGGTCGCCGCGCACTCGCTGATCGACATCGCGGCGTTCGCCGGCTCGGTGCTGCTCATCGGGAAGGTCGGCTGGCTGCCGGGCTGA
- the aceA gene encoding isocitrate lyase: MSISGRQKEAAAALQQEWENDPRWKGTERTYSAEDVIRLRGSVTEEHTLARLGAERLWKLLHEEPYVNSLGALTGNQAVQQVRAGLKAIYLSGWQVAADANLGGQTYPDQSLYPANSVPAVVRRINNALLRADQITWSEGDENAPHWLAPIVADAEAGFGGVLNAYELMKGMIAAGAAGVHWEDQLASEKKCGHLGGKVLIPTGQHVKTLNAARLAADVAGVPSLVIARTDAQAATLITSDIDERDQPFVTGERTAEGFYRVRNGLEACVARGLAYAPHADLLWMETSTPDLEVARQFAERIKAEYPDQMLAYNCSPSFNWKRHLDDATIAKFQRELGHMGYKFQFITLAGFHSLNYSMFNLAKGYAESGMTAYVELQEDEFGAEPKGYTATRHQREVGTGYFDLISTAITPDASTTALTGSTEEDQFSAAH; this comes from the coding sequence ATGAGCATCAGCGGCCGTCAGAAGGAAGCCGCAGCGGCGCTGCAGCAGGAGTGGGAGAACGACCCCCGCTGGAAGGGCACCGAGCGTACCTACTCCGCCGAGGACGTGATCCGCCTGCGCGGATCGGTCACCGAGGAGCACACGCTGGCCCGGCTCGGCGCGGAGCGGCTGTGGAAGCTCCTGCACGAGGAGCCCTACGTCAACTCCCTCGGCGCCCTCACCGGCAACCAGGCGGTGCAGCAGGTCCGCGCCGGCCTGAAGGCCATCTACCTGTCCGGCTGGCAGGTCGCGGCCGACGCCAACCTCGGCGGCCAGACCTACCCGGACCAGAGCCTCTACCCGGCCAACTCGGTCCCGGCGGTGGTCCGCCGGATCAACAACGCCCTGCTCCGCGCCGACCAGATCACCTGGTCGGAGGGGGACGAGAACGCCCCGCACTGGCTCGCCCCGATCGTGGCCGACGCCGAGGCCGGCTTCGGCGGCGTGCTCAACGCCTACGAGCTGATGAAGGGCATGATCGCGGCCGGCGCCGCGGGCGTGCACTGGGAGGACCAGCTGGCCTCCGAGAAGAAGTGCGGCCACCTCGGCGGCAAGGTGCTCATCCCCACCGGGCAGCACGTCAAGACGCTGAACGCGGCCCGCCTGGCGGCCGACGTGGCCGGCGTCCCGTCGCTGGTCATCGCCCGCACCGACGCCCAGGCCGCGACGCTGATCACCAGCGACATCGACGAGCGCGACCAGCCCTTCGTCACCGGCGAGCGCACCGCCGAGGGCTTCTACCGGGTCCGCAACGGCCTGGAGGCCTGCGTCGCCCGCGGCCTGGCCTACGCGCCCCACGCCGACCTGCTCTGGATGGAGACCTCCACCCCGGACCTGGAGGTGGCCCGCCAGTTCGCCGAGCGGATCAAGGCCGAGTACCCCGACCAGATGCTCGCCTACAACTGCTCGCCGTCCTTCAACTGGAAGCGGCACCTGGACGACGCCACCATCGCCAAGTTCCAGCGCGAGCTGGGCCACATGGGGTACAAGTTCCAGTTCATCACCCTGGCCGGCTTCCACAGCCTGAACTACTCGATGTTCAACCTGGCCAAGGGCTACGCGGAGAGCGGCATGACCGCCTACGTCGAGCTGCAGGAGGACGAGTTCGGCGCCGAGCCGAAGGGCTACACCGCCACCCGCCACCAGCGCGAGGTCGGCACCGGCTACTTCGACCTGATCTCCACGGCGATCACCCCGGACGCGTCCACCACCGCCCTCACCGGCTCCACCGAAGAGGACCAGTTCTCAGCGGCTCACTGA
- a CDS encoding response regulator transcription factor, protein MRVVIVEDSAILAEGLELLLTSSGLEVAAVTGDAESFLAAVAEHRPDAAVVDVRLPPSFTDEGVHAALTARRIVPALPVLVFSQYVERVYARDLLSDGAGGVGYLLKDRVARVDDFLDALHRVAGGGTALDPEVVSQLLTRRSDPLSGLTPREREVLELMAQGLGNTEIATRLVVTERAVHKHIGNIFAKLGLAPDDGGHRRVRAVLAYLDA, encoded by the coding sequence GTGCGGGTGGTGATCGTCGAGGACAGCGCGATCCTCGCGGAAGGACTGGAGCTGCTGCTCACCTCCTCCGGGCTGGAGGTGGCGGCGGTGACCGGGGACGCGGAGTCGTTCCTGGCCGCGGTGGCCGAGCACCGGCCCGACGCGGCCGTGGTCGACGTGCGGCTGCCCCCGTCGTTCACCGACGAGGGCGTGCACGCGGCCCTGACCGCCCGGCGGATCGTCCCGGCCCTGCCGGTGCTGGTCTTCTCCCAGTACGTGGAGCGGGTCTACGCCCGGGACCTGCTCTCCGACGGCGCGGGCGGGGTGGGCTACCTGCTCAAGGACCGGGTGGCGCGGGTGGACGACTTCCTGGACGCGCTGCACCGGGTGGCCGGCGGCGGCACCGCACTGGACCCGGAGGTCGTCTCCCAGCTGCTCACCCGCCGCTCCGACCCGTTGAGCGGGCTGACCCCGCGGGAGCGGGAGGTGCTGGAGCTGATGGCCCAGGGGCTGGGCAACACCGAGATCGCCACCCGGCTGGTGGTCACCGAGCGGGCGGTGCACAAGCACATCGGGAACATCTTCGCCAAGCTCGGCCTGGCCCCGGACGACGGCGGGCACCGCAGGGTCCGAGCGGTCCTGGCCTACCTGGACGCCTGA
- a CDS encoding helix-turn-helix transcriptional regulator — protein MPGDLDLVTFGQRLRHLRRNRGMTLSDLGERVGRAPSQLSLLENGKREPKLSLLTSLAQALGVSVEELLSRQPPSRRAQLEIALEEAQRDPVYQGLNLSHLKVGKRVPNDVLEHIVGLYEELKRRSVKPTASPEEARRANADLRRQMRERGNYFEQIEKAAKETLDAIGYSGGALSQGQILAIVTHHGFTLRYVQDLPRSVRSVTDTRNRRLYLKRESLGMHSPRTILLQTLGHFVLGHDHPRDFADFLRQRVEANYFAAAVLMPEEPAVTYLQEAKKARDLSVEDLRDVFSVSYEMAAHRFTNLAYRHLDLVCHFIRNDETGIIYKAYENDGLVFPTDESGAIEGQRMCRYWSGRQVFASPDRYSLYYQYTDKPNGTHWCVAHVDPSRERNFAITLGVPYKESRWFRGRETTNRTKSNCPNGECCVRPPAELAARWEGNVWPSARAHSHVLSALPSGTFPGVDETDVYTFLERHEAE, from the coding sequence TTGCCGGGTGACCTGGATCTCGTCACCTTTGGCCAGCGCCTCCGGCACCTCCGCCGGAACCGCGGGATGACCCTCTCCGACCTCGGGGAACGCGTCGGACGGGCGCCCTCCCAGCTCTCGCTGCTGGAGAACGGCAAGCGCGAGCCGAAGCTGTCGCTGCTCACCTCGCTGGCCCAGGCCCTCGGCGTCTCGGTGGAGGAGCTGCTCTCCCGGCAGCCCCCCAGCCGCCGCGCCCAGCTGGAGATCGCCCTGGAGGAGGCCCAGCGCGACCCGGTGTACCAGGGCCTCAACCTCTCGCACCTCAAGGTGGGCAAGCGGGTCCCCAACGACGTGCTGGAGCACATCGTCGGCCTCTACGAGGAGCTGAAGCGGCGCAGCGTCAAGCCCACCGCCAGCCCGGAGGAGGCCCGCCGGGCCAACGCCGACCTGCGCCGCCAGATGCGCGAGCGGGGCAACTACTTCGAGCAGATCGAGAAGGCCGCCAAGGAGACGCTGGACGCGATCGGCTACAGCGGCGGGGCGCTCTCCCAGGGGCAGATCCTGGCCATCGTCACCCACCACGGCTTCACCCTGCGCTACGTGCAGGACCTGCCGCGCTCGGTGCGCTCGGTCACCGACACCCGCAACCGCCGGCTCTACCTCAAGCGGGAGTCGCTGGGCATGCACAGCCCGCGCACGATCCTGCTGCAGACCCTCGGCCACTTCGTGCTCGGCCACGACCACCCGCGGGACTTCGCCGACTTCCTCCGCCAGCGGGTGGAGGCCAACTACTTCGCCGCGGCCGTGCTGATGCCCGAGGAGCCGGCGGTGACCTACCTGCAGGAGGCCAAGAAGGCCCGCGACCTGTCGGTGGAGGACCTGCGGGACGTCTTCTCGGTCTCCTACGAGATGGCCGCGCACCGGTTCACCAACCTGGCCTACCGCCACCTGGACCTGGTCTGCCACTTCATCCGCAACGACGAGACCGGCATCATCTACAAGGCCTACGAGAACGACGGGCTGGTCTTCCCCACCGACGAGAGCGGCGCCATCGAGGGCCAGCGGATGTGCCGGTACTGGTCCGGCCGGCAGGTGTTCGCCTCCCCCGACCGGTACTCGCTGTACTACCAGTACACCGACAAGCCCAACGGGACGCACTGGTGCGTGGCGCACGTCGACCCCAGCCGGGAGCGGAACTTCGCGATCACCCTCGGCGTGCCCTACAAGGAGTCCCGCTGGTTCCGCGGCCGGGAGACCACCAACCGCACCAAGTCCAACTGCCCGAACGGGGAGTGCTGCGTCCGGCCGCCGGCCGAGCTGGCCGCCCGCTGGGAGGGCAACGTCTGGCCGTCGGCCCGCGCCCACTCGCACGTGCTGTCCGCGCTGCCCTCGGGCACCTTCCCCGGCGTGGACGAGACCGACGTCTACACCTTCCTGGAGCGGCACGAGGCCGAGTGA
- a CDS encoding SAM-dependent methyltransferase, which yields MPQLDMSVPTVARTYDALLGGKDNFQADREAAAALEELNPGTVQLSKDNRGFLSRGVRYVAEQGVRQFIDLGSGLPTVENTHQVAQRAIPDASVVYVDIDPIVLAHGKAILADSPRTTVITADLRDIDQVLSEPETQRLIDFTEPVCIMLVSLLHCIRDEDDPFGMVRRYFERLPAGSALVYSHLSSDDEEFARKFTEQCHETGMDWGRVRSPEECAEAFDGLELVSPASDDSVPPQLVDCPTWRNGDVAPVPLPDKKIWEHSGVGFKRG from the coding sequence ATGCCCCAGCTGGACATGTCCGTGCCGACCGTGGCCCGGACCTATGACGCCCTCCTCGGCGGGAAGGACAACTTCCAGGCCGACCGGGAGGCCGCCGCCGCCCTGGAGGAGCTGAACCCCGGGACCGTCCAGCTCTCCAAGGACAACCGCGGCTTCCTCTCCCGCGGCGTCCGCTACGTCGCCGAGCAGGGCGTCCGCCAGTTCATCGACCTCGGATCCGGGCTGCCGACGGTGGAGAACACCCACCAGGTCGCGCAGCGGGCGATCCCGGACGCCAGCGTGGTCTACGTCGACATCGACCCGATCGTCCTGGCGCACGGCAAGGCGATCCTCGCCGACTCCCCCCGCACCACGGTGATCACCGCGGACCTGCGCGACATCGACCAGGTGCTCTCCGAGCCGGAGACGCAGCGCCTGATCGACTTCACCGAGCCGGTCTGCATCATGCTGGTCAGCCTGCTGCACTGCATCCGCGACGAGGACGACCCGTTCGGCATGGTCCGGCGGTACTTCGAGCGGCTCCCCGCCGGCTCGGCGCTGGTCTACTCGCACCTCTCCTCCGATGACGAGGAGTTCGCCCGCAAGTTCACCGAGCAGTGCCACGAGACCGGGATGGACTGGGGCCGGGTCCGCTCGCCCGAGGAGTGCGCCGAGGCCTTCGACGGCCTGGAGCTCGTCTCGCCGGCCTCCGACGACTCGGTGCCGCCGCAGCTGGTGGACTGCCCCACCTGGCGCAACGGTGACGTGGCGCCGGTCCCGCTGCCGGACAAGAAGATCTGGGAGCACTCCGGGGTCGGCTTCAAACGGGGCTGA
- a CDS encoding phosphatase PAP2 family protein, which translates to MPPTATAPAPAGNRLARAATGLLAPAQAVAYIVAVTAAHSAGSAPQAVLWGLQAALFGAVVPAGFIAAGVRRGWWEDRHVRDGRKRRWPLLVCLASTAAGTAVGAALGGPRDLVVLGAVMCAVALVLWVFTDPLRTKPSVHTLIAVIASGVSAVYLGAAGAAAALPLTALVAWSRLRLRHHTPPQVLGGALIGAAASLLFTLLR; encoded by the coding sequence ATGCCCCCGACCGCCACCGCGCCGGCCCCGGCCGGGAACCGGCTGGCCCGCGCGGCCACCGGCCTGCTCGCCCCGGCCCAGGCGGTCGCCTACATCGTCGCGGTCACCGCGGCGCACTCCGCCGGCTCCGCGCCGCAGGCCGTGCTCTGGGGGCTGCAGGCCGCCCTGTTCGGCGCGGTGGTGCCGGCCGGCTTCATCGCGGCGGGCGTCCGGCGCGGGTGGTGGGAGGACCGGCACGTCCGGGACGGCCGCAAGCGCCGCTGGCCGCTGCTGGTCTGCCTGGCCTCCACCGCCGCGGGGACCGCCGTCGGAGCCGCCCTGGGCGGGCCGCGGGACCTGGTGGTCCTCGGCGCGGTGATGTGCGCCGTGGCGCTGGTGCTGTGGGTCTTCACCGACCCGCTCCGCACCAAGCCCAGCGTGCACACGCTCATCGCGGTCATCGCCTCCGGGGTGAGCGCCGTCTACCTCGGTGCCGCGGGCGCCGCGGCGGCGCTCCCGCTCACCGCCCTCGTCGCCTGGTCCCGGCTGCGCCTGCGCCACCACACCCCGCCCCAGGTGCTGGGCGGCGCGCTGATCGGCGCCGCCGCCTCGCTGCTCTTCACCCTGCTGCGCTGA
- a CDS encoding acyl-CoA dehydrogenase family protein, with protein sequence MTDSGAAGAPAFSLELSEDIREVRDWVHGFARDVVRPAAAEWDEREETPWPVLQEAAKIGLYSLDFFANQWLEPSGVGVPVAFEELYWGDPGIALALTGTGLAAVSVAANGTQEQLFEWVPQMFGTADDIKLGAFCSSEPDAGSDVSAIRTRAVYDQAADEWVLNGTKTWATNGGIADVHVVVASVDPELGSRGQASFIVPPNTPGLSQGQKFAKHGIRASHTAEVILDGVRVPGNCLLGGKEKLDERLARAREGRRSGGQAAMKTFEASRPTVGAMAVGCARAAYEYARDYATQREQFGRPIGENQAVAFTLADMATRIDAARLLVWRAAWMARNDKDFAQAEGSMSKLFASETATWVTQNAIRILGGNGYTREYPVERWHRDATIFTIFEGASEIQRLIIGRAVTGLPVK encoded by the coding sequence ATGACCGATTCCGGCGCCGCCGGCGCACCCGCGTTCAGCCTGGAGCTCAGCGAGGACATCCGCGAGGTCCGGGACTGGGTCCACGGGTTCGCCCGCGACGTCGTCCGCCCGGCCGCGGCCGAGTGGGACGAGCGCGAAGAGACCCCCTGGCCGGTCCTGCAGGAGGCGGCCAAGATCGGCCTGTACTCCCTCGACTTCTTCGCCAACCAGTGGCTGGAGCCCAGCGGCGTGGGCGTCCCGGTCGCCTTCGAGGAGCTGTACTGGGGCGACCCCGGGATCGCGCTGGCGCTGACCGGGACCGGTCTGGCCGCCGTATCGGTCGCCGCCAACGGCACCCAGGAGCAGCTGTTCGAGTGGGTGCCGCAGATGTTCGGCACCGCCGACGACATCAAGCTCGGCGCGTTCTGCTCCTCTGAGCCCGACGCGGGCAGCGACGTCTCCGCCATCCGCACCCGCGCCGTCTACGACCAGGCCGCCGACGAGTGGGTGCTCAACGGCACCAAGACCTGGGCCACCAACGGCGGCATCGCCGACGTGCACGTGGTGGTCGCCTCGGTCGACCCCGAGCTGGGCTCGCGCGGCCAGGCCAGCTTCATCGTCCCGCCGAACACCCCCGGGCTGTCCCAGGGGCAGAAGTTCGCCAAGCACGGCATCCGCGCCTCGCACACCGCCGAGGTGATCCTGGACGGCGTCCGCGTCCCCGGCAACTGCCTGCTGGGCGGCAAGGAGAAGCTGGACGAGCGGCTGGCCCGGGCCCGCGAGGGCCGGCGCTCCGGCGGCCAGGCCGCGATGAAGACCTTCGAGGCCTCCCGCCCCACCGTCGGGGCGATGGCGGTCGGCTGCGCCCGCGCCGCCTACGAGTACGCCCGCGACTACGCGACCCAGCGCGAGCAGTTCGGCCGCCCGATCGGCGAGAACCAGGCGGTCGCCTTCACCCTGGCCGACATGGCCACCCGGATCGACGCCGCCCGGCTGCTGGTCTGGCGCGCCGCCTGGATGGCCCGCAACGACAAGGACTTCGCCCAGGCCGAAGGGTCGATGAGCAAGCTCTTCGCCAGCGAGACCGCGACCTGGGTGACCCAGAACGCCATCCGCATCCTCGGCGGGAACGGCTACACCCGCGAGTACCCGGTGGAGCGCTGGCACCGCGACGCGACCATCTTCACCATCTTCGAGGGCGCGAGCGAGATCCAGCGCCTGATCATCGGCCGCGCCGTCACCGGCCTGCCGGTGAAGTGA
- a CDS encoding helix-turn-helix domain-containing protein translates to MDAAVQTASVEAAARAPHPALRRHVPLYRGYRYSAGAAVWRREPPAGSVTVIVNLGGRFRAGWVGSAGPAFEVAPVSSFISGMHDRAAYTLDGGEQYGVEFEPTPTGAYALFGLPLRELAGEIVPLEEVLGPQARGLVERMAEALGWAERFDLLDAALLDRARHPAAVHPMVARAWEVLASSDGRATVTELCRETGYGRRHLTARFHDQLGLAPKAAARVLRFRSALGLVLSGRPLAEAAAACGYHDQPHLTREWRDLTGCTPAELRAEMLADATVAAMRRPD, encoded by the coding sequence ATGGACGCCGCCGTGCAGACCGCCTCCGTGGAGGCCGCCGCGCGGGCCCCGCACCCCGCGCTCCGCCGGCACGTGCCGCTCTACCGCGGCTACCGCTACTCCGCGGGGGCGGCGGTGTGGCGCCGGGAGCCGCCCGCCGGCTCGGTCACGGTCATCGTCAACCTGGGCGGGCGGTTCAGGGCCGGCTGGGTCGGTTCCGCCGGGCCCGCCTTCGAGGTCGCCCCGGTCTCCTCGTTCATCTCCGGGATGCACGACCGGGCCGCCTACACCCTGGACGGCGGCGAGCAGTACGGGGTGGAGTTCGAACCGACCCCGACGGGGGCCTACGCCCTGTTCGGGCTGCCGCTGCGCGAGCTGGCCGGCGAGATCGTCCCGCTGGAGGAGGTGCTCGGCCCGCAGGCCCGGGGGCTGGTGGAGCGGATGGCCGAGGCGCTCGGCTGGGCGGAGCGGTTCGACCTGCTCGACGCCGCCCTGCTGGACCGGGCCCGGCACCCGGCGGCGGTGCACCCGATGGTGGCCCGCGCCTGGGAGGTGCTGGCCTCCTCGGACGGCCGCGCCACCGTCACCGAGCTGTGCCGGGAGACCGGCTACGGCCGCCGCCACCTCACCGCGCGCTTCCACGACCAGCTCGGCCTGGCGCCCAAGGCCGCCGCCCGGGTGCTGCGCTTCCGCTCCGCGCTCGGCCTGGTCCTGTCCGGGCGGCCGCTCGCCGAGGCCGCCGCCGCGTGCGGCTACCACGACCAGCCGCACCTCACCCGGGAGTGGCGCGACCTGACCGGCTGCACCCCCGCCGAGCTGCGCGCCGAGATGCTGGCCGACGCGACCGTCGCCGCGATGCGCCGCCCGGACTGA
- a CDS encoding VOC family protein produces the protein MAEQRRPRQTVFPVLRYREADRAIRFLTEAFGFTAEVRYPPEGDPVEHAELRFGESAVMVGSARGEDAGPVSVPPAPQVLFAVVDDPDAHCARARAAGAEILAEPADTDYGSREYAARDPEGNVWGFGTYWRDSAERQD, from the coding sequence GTGGCCGAGCAGCGACGCCCCCGCCAGACGGTCTTCCCGGTACTGCGCTACCGCGAGGCGGACAGGGCGATCCGGTTCCTGACCGAGGCGTTCGGCTTCACCGCCGAGGTCCGCTACCCGCCCGAGGGGGACCCGGTGGAGCACGCCGAGCTCCGGTTCGGCGAGAGCGCGGTGATGGTGGGCTCCGCCCGGGGCGAGGACGCCGGACCGGTGTCGGTCCCGCCCGCCCCGCAGGTGCTGTTCGCGGTGGTGGACGACCCGGACGCGCACTGCGCCCGGGCCCGGGCCGCCGGCGCGGAGATCCTCGCCGAGCCCGCGGACACGGACTACGGCTCGCGCGAGTACGCCGCCCGGGACCCCGAGGGCAACGTGTGGGGCTTCGGCACCTACTGGCGGGACTCCGCGGAGCGGCAGGACTAG
- a CDS encoding acyltransferase produces the protein MRVDDIRADGGAAAPRPASDGPAPPPAAPEPPRPSTAWVDFARVCAMGAVVLVHAVAPLVTAAHTDLGSAPWWAANALDAALRWCVPVFVMISGALLLAPKPESPRDFYRKRWARIGLPLIAWTVAYLLWETWRNGMDAETAWRQAAAGAPSIHLYFLYVIAGLYLLTPFLRTVVAYTPRSGLWWFAGTTTALGVADQALTLVDGAGGASAATRFLPFLGYYLLGWLLHTAAPGARTARPAAAVLLAGTVATGGTAWAFADSAGEWAAGSAYIYDYLSPAVLLSSVGAFLVLRAAGLRLARRGGRAAEAARSTVRRLSGLSFGVYLVHVMVLYELRDLLGAPDGWSAVGSALGYAAAAALLSLALVAVVRRIPGLRALLL, from the coding sequence ATGCGCGTCGACGACATCCGTGCGGACGGGGGTGCGGCAGCGCCGCGGCCGGCGTCCGACGGCCCCGCTCCCCCGCCCGCCGCCCCCGAGCCGCCGAGGCCCTCGACGGCCTGGGTCGACTTCGCCCGGGTATGCGCCATGGGCGCCGTGGTGCTGGTGCACGCGGTGGCCCCGCTGGTGACCGCGGCGCACACCGACCTCGGGTCGGCGCCGTGGTGGGCGGCGAACGCACTGGACGCCGCGCTGCGCTGGTGCGTCCCGGTGTTCGTGATGATCAGCGGCGCGCTGCTACTGGCCCCCAAGCCCGAGTCGCCGCGGGACTTCTACCGCAAGCGGTGGGCGCGCATCGGCCTGCCGCTGATCGCCTGGACCGTCGCCTACCTGCTCTGGGAGACCTGGCGGAACGGGATGGACGCCGAGACCGCCTGGCGGCAGGCGGCCGCCGGCGCGCCCAGCATCCACCTGTACTTCCTGTACGTCATCGCCGGGCTGTACCTGCTCACCCCGTTCCTGCGCACGGTGGTGGCCTACACGCCCCGGTCGGGGCTGTGGTGGTTCGCCGGGACCACGACCGCGCTGGGCGTCGCCGACCAGGCGCTCACCCTGGTCGACGGGGCCGGCGGGGCCAGCGCCGCCACCCGGTTCCTGCCGTTCCTCGGCTACTACCTGCTGGGGTGGCTGCTGCACACCGCCGCTCCGGGGGCGCGCACCGCGCGCCCGGCCGCCGCGGTGCTGCTCGCCGGCACGGTGGCGACCGGCGGCACCGCGTGGGCCTTCGCGGACTCCGCCGGCGAGTGGGCCGCCGGGTCGGCCTATATCTACGACTACCTCTCCCCCGCAGTGCTGCTGAGCTCGGTCGGCGCGTTCCTGGTCCTGCGCGCGGCCGGGCTGCGCCTGGCCCGCCGGGGCGGGCGGGCCGCCGAGGCGGCGCGGAGCACGGTGCGCCGGCTCTCCGGGCTGAGCTTCGGCGTCTACCTGGTGCACGTGATGGTCCTGTACGAGCTGCGCGACCTGCTCGGCGCCCCGGACGGCTGGAGCGCGGTGGGTTCGGCCCTGGGCTACGCGGCGGCCGCCGCGCTGCTCAGCCTCGCGCTGGTGGCGGTGGTGCGCCGGATCCCCGGGCTGCGGGCACTGCTGCTCTGA
- a CDS encoding sensor histidine kinase: MALKPPRPVRAGVRSALYLCVTLGSALATLLVPPLLLLSAATLLLAGAGLVTVPFALDRLRDWADLERRRIGRFLGEEIPAPHLPAPSAGLGPARFRALLLAPRTRRDLAWVFTQIGLGIPLGAIGLAVLFGIPVTAAQILLWWVAPADEPLTLLAVPVASWPVALGAGAAQLAVLGWLLWAAPWLARLHARAARALLAPSSAEELEERVEELTETRAGAVHAHAAELRRIERDLHDGTQARLVALAMRLGLAQRTLGRDPEAAARLLEQAQAGAEEAMTELRAVVRTIYPPVLADRGLAGALSALAADSAVPVRLDIGEPGGADLAGLPAAVEATAYFVVAESLTNVAKHAEASRAEVQVARDGAELRVRVADDGRGGADEAGGSGVAGMRRRVAALDGGLAVSSPPGGPTRVEAVLPCGE; encoded by the coding sequence ATGGCCCTGAAACCTCCCCGGCCGGTGCGCGCCGGCGTGCGGTCCGCGCTGTACCTGTGCGTCACCCTCGGCTCGGCGCTGGCCACCCTGCTGGTGCCGCCGCTCCTGCTGCTGTCCGCGGCGACCCTGCTGCTGGCCGGGGCGGGCCTGGTCACCGTCCCGTTCGCGCTGGACCGGCTGCGCGACTGGGCCGACCTGGAGCGCCGCCGGATCGGGCGGTTCCTCGGCGAGGAGATCCCCGCGCCGCACCTTCCCGCCCCGAGCGCGGGCCTGGGCCCGGCCCGGTTCCGCGCCCTGCTGCTCGCCCCGCGCACCAGGCGCGACCTGGCCTGGGTCTTCACCCAGATCGGCCTGGGCATCCCGCTCGGGGCCATCGGGCTGGCGGTCCTCTTCGGCATCCCGGTCACGGCGGCGCAGATACTGCTGTGGTGGGTCGCCCCCGCCGACGAGCCGCTGACCCTGCTGGCCGTCCCGGTCGCCTCCTGGCCGGTCGCGCTGGGCGCGGGCGCCGCCCAGCTCGCCGTGCTCGGCTGGCTGCTGTGGGCCGCGCCCTGGCTGGCCCGGCTGCACGCCCGGGCGGCGCGCGCCCTGCTCGCCCCGTCGTCCGCGGAGGAGTTGGAGGAGCGGGTCGAGGAGCTGACCGAGACCCGAGCCGGGGCGGTGCACGCGCACGCCGCCGAGCTGCGCCGGATCGAGCGCGACCTGCACGACGGCACCCAGGCCAGGCTGGTCGCCCTGGCCATGCGGCTCGGCCTGGCGCAGCGGACGCTCGGCCGGGACCCGGAGGCCGCGGCGCGCCTGCTGGAGCAGGCGCAGGCCGGGGCCGAGGAGGCCATGACCGAGCTGCGCGCGGTGGTGCGCACCATCTACCCTCCGGTGCTGGCCGACCGCGGCCTGGCCGGGGCGCTCTCCGCGCTGGCCGCGGACAGCGCGGTCCCGGTCCGCCTGGACATCGGCGAACCGGGCGGCGCCGACCTGGCCGGGCTGCCCGCCGCGGTGGAGGCGACCGCCTATTTCGTCGTCGCGGAGTCGCTGACCAACGTCGCCAAGCACGCGGAGGCCTCCCGCGCCGAGGTGCAGGTCGCACGGGACGGCGCGGAGCTGCGGGTCCGGGTCGCCGACGACGGCCGGGGCGGCGCGGACGAGGCCGGGGGCAGCGGCGTCGCCGGGATGCGCCGCCGGGTGGCCGCGCTCGACGGCGGGCTCGCGGTGTCCAGCCCGCCCGGCGGCCCCACCCGGGTGGAGGCGGTGCTGCCGTGCGGTGAATGA